In Morococcus cerebrosus, a single genomic region encodes these proteins:
- a CDS encoding DUF3304 domain-containing protein, whose translation MKPYPYLLLFSLFLSSCTQAEPKPSGSVPVSVRSVNYNADRGVTFSLYDVGGKADPQIKENPNNPIDMDGYYPVGGDNLTALAGGGINCCADLPVKWRPDLKYTVLWQEGSGVIDDETTYRYTAQLPEYTKPEDITVAFYPNHQVEFVLGSAMAGEAGWKGREKADPLTACMAKNEKKFCYMYLPHYENVDDQFAEIMRKDCRHVLEGHPEKVVTVSASKQECLDWEKKCLAGLEYPEVSNKEMCRINWRSPEYGE comes from the coding sequence ATGAAACCCTACCCCTACTTGTTATTGTTTTCCCTATTTTTGTCATCCTGCACGCAGGCTGAACCCAAACCGTCCGGCAGCGTCCCTGTTTCCGTCCGCAGCGTCAATTACAATGCCGATAGGGGCGTTACCTTCAGCCTTTATGACGTGGGCGGTAAAGCCGATCCGCAAATCAAGGAGAATCCGAACAACCCCATCGATATGGACGGTTATTATCCCGTTGGCGGTGACAACCTGACCGCACTTGCGGGAGGCGGCATTAATTGTTGCGCGGACCTTCCCGTCAAGTGGCGTCCGGATCTGAAATATACCGTTTTATGGCAGGAAGGGTCGGGTGTGATTGACGACGAGACGACGTACCGTTATACGGCGCAGTTGCCTGAATATACGAAACCCGAAGACATTACGGTGGCGTTTTACCCGAACCATCAGGTGGAATTCGTATTAGGTAGCGCAATGGCTGGTGAAGCGGGTTGGAAGGGGCGTGAGAAGGCAGATCCGCTGACGGCATGTATGGCAAAGAATGAGAAGAAGTTCTGCTATATGTATTTGCCGCATTATGAGAATGTGGATGATCAGTTTGCGGAAATAATGAGAAAAGATTGTCGCCATGTATTAGAGGGTCACCCAGAAAAAGTAGTTACTGTTTCTGCAAGTAAACAGGAATGTTTAGACTGGGAGAAAAAATGTTTGGCAGGTCTTGAATATCCAGAAGTTTCCAATAAGGAAATGTGTAGAATCAACTGGCGTTCACCAGAATATGGAGAGTAA
- a CDS encoding flotillin family protein, translating into MNLVSIGIIAGVILIALFVLGLILTRLYRRASKEVSFVRTGFGGEKVIMNGGAMVLPVLHEIIPVNMNTLRLEVRRAAQQALITRDRMRVDVMAEFYVRVKPSAESIATAAQTLGMKTMSPDELKDLVEGKFVDALRAVAAEMAMEELHEKRVDFVQKVQQVVSEDLFKNGLELETVSLTGLDQTSFEFFNPQNAFDAEGLTKLTETIEGRRKKRNEIEQDTDLAIKTKNLEAEQQRLKISREEEYAKLEQEREIAVRRAEQEASIAEQEAQKKREAEEAKIAAEREVDLKRIAAERDIKNEDIRKAQAVEQAEVERRKAIELAEQDRAIAVAEKSRAESEAKAEADKARAAAVREEESVITVRETERAERAKAVELIAAEEAAQKDAISLTVAAEAEKQAAQDRAEAVRIAAEAEAEKQRLQAKGEADAKVLLAQAQEQQYKVDAEGTRAVNEAANVLSVEQVEMQVRLALLKHLPDIIRESVRPMENIDDIKILQVNGLGGFSGAANGSEGVSDGQTTQASLADQMVNSALRYRSQAPLVDGLLKELGLNGGDINGLTQGLDKGIGKE; encoded by the coding sequence ATGAACTTAGTTTCCATCGGCATCATCGCCGGCGTCATACTCATCGCGCTGTTTGTACTCGGCCTCATCCTCACCCGCCTGTACCGCCGCGCCAGCAAAGAAGTCTCCTTCGTCCGTACCGGCTTCGGCGGCGAAAAAGTCATCATGAACGGCGGCGCGATGGTGCTGCCCGTGCTGCACGAAATCATCCCCGTCAACATGAACACATTGCGTCTTGAGGTGCGCCGCGCGGCGCAGCAGGCGTTGATTACCCGCGACCGGATGCGCGTCGATGTGATGGCGGAGTTTTACGTCCGCGTCAAACCCAGCGCCGAGAGCATCGCCACCGCCGCGCAAACGCTGGGTATGAAAACTATGTCGCCCGACGAATTGAAAGACCTCGTCGAAGGTAAATTCGTTGATGCCCTGCGCGCTGTCGCCGCCGAAATGGCGATGGAAGAGCTGCACGAGAAACGTGTTGATTTCGTTCAGAAAGTGCAACAAGTCGTGAGCGAAGACTTGTTTAAAAACGGCCTCGAACTCGAAACCGTTTCCCTGACCGGCCTCGACCAGACCAGCTTTGAGTTTTTCAACCCGCAAAACGCCTTTGACGCGGAAGGTCTGACCAAACTGACCGAAACCATCGAAGGCCGCCGCAAAAAACGCAACGAAATCGAACAAGACACCGATTTGGCGATTAAAACCAAAAACCTCGAAGCCGAGCAGCAACGCCTGAAAATCTCGCGCGAAGAAGAATACGCCAAACTCGAACAAGAACGCGAAATCGCCGTGCGCCGCGCCGAACAGGAAGCCAGCATCGCCGAGCAGGAAGCGCAGAAAAAACGCGAAGCGGAAGAAGCCAAAATCGCCGCCGAACGCGAAGTGGATTTGAAACGCATCGCTGCCGAACGCGACATTAAAAACGAAGACATCCGCAAAGCCCAAGCCGTCGAGCAGGCGGAGGTCGAGCGCCGCAAAGCCATCGAGCTTGCCGAACAAGACCGCGCCATTGCCGTTGCCGAAAAATCGCGTGCCGAATCCGAAGCCAAAGCCGAGGCCGACAAAGCCCGTGCCGCCGCCGTTCGTGAAGAAGAGAGCGTGATTACCGTACGCGAAACCGAACGCGCCGAACGTGCCAAAGCCGTAGAACTGATTGCCGCCGAAGAAGCCGCGCAAAAAGACGCGATTTCGCTCACCGTCGCCGCCGAAGCCGAGAAACAGGCCGCGCAAGACCGCGCCGAAGCCGTGCGCATCGCCGCCGAAGCCGAAGCCGAGAAACAACGCCTGCAAGCCAAAGGTGAAGCCGATGCCAAAGTCCTGCTGGCACAAGCGCAAGAGCAGCAATACAAAGTCGATGCCGAAGGTACCCGCGCCGTGAACGAAGCCGCCAACGTGCTGAGCGTCGAGCAAGTCGAAATGCAAGTGCGCCTCGCCCTGTTGAAACACCTGCCCGACATCATCCGCGAATCCGTGCGTCCGATGGAAAACATTGACGACATCAAGATTCTGCAAGTCAACGGCTTGGGCGGATTCAGCGGCGCTGCCAACGGCTCCGAAGGCGTGTCGGACGGTCAAACCACACAAGCCAGCCTCGCCGACCAAATGGTCAACAGCGCCCTGCGCTACCGCAGCCAAGCCCCGCTGGTTGACGGCCTCTTGAAAGAATTGGGCCTGAACGGCGGCGACATCAACGGTCTGACGCAAGGGCTGGATAAAGGCATCGGCAAGGAATAA
- the tldD gene encoding metalloprotease TldD: MPYNQAPSFPSLEGRLKTMHSTYATVQRDLLEANHLSPELLAKSLSIIGAHHVDYADIYCQRTAFESWHLEEGIVKSGSFQIDQGVGVRAVSGEKTAFAYADSLCIDSINRSAQAVRVIGAAGGEASVKVPSAAYGKSVHAVLNPIIGLDSAAKVALLNKVETLAKAADPRIVQVMAGLTCEYDMIYIARLDGRHAADIRPMVRLNVTVIAKQGDRREQGSAGGGGRYDLAYFDETLVRQFVDSAVKQALINLESRPAPAGEMTVVLGNGWPGVLLHEAVGHGLEGDFNRKETSVFSGRIGERVATKGVTVVDQGDIADRRGSLNIDDEGNETRRTVLIEDGILVGYMQDETNARLMGTQSTGNGRRESYASAPMPRMTNTFMENGGYEPDEIIASIDKGIYAVNFGGGQVDITSGKFVFSASEAWWVEGGKLQYPVKGATIIGNGPEVLKHVSMIGNDTALDSGVGVCGKDGQSVPVGVGQPTLRIDAGLTVGGSEI; the protein is encoded by the coding sequence ATGCCGTATAATCAAGCCCCCAGTTTCCCCAGCCTTGAAGGTCGTCTGAAAACCATGCACTCAACTTACGCTACCGTACAGCGCGATTTACTCGAAGCCAATCACCTTTCTCCCGAGCTGCTCGCCAAAAGCCTGAGCATCATCGGCGCGCATCACGTCGATTACGCCGACATCTACTGCCAGCGCACTGCTTTTGAAAGCTGGCATTTGGAAGAGGGCATCGTCAAATCGGGCAGCTTCCAAATTGATCAGGGGGTGGGCGTGCGCGCTGTTTCGGGCGAAAAAACCGCTTTTGCCTATGCGGACAGTTTGTGTATCGATTCGATCAACCGTTCCGCCCAAGCCGTCCGCGTCATCGGCGCGGCAGGCGGCGAAGCTTCTGTCAAAGTGCCGTCCGCCGCATACGGCAAATCCGTCCATGCGGTGCTGAATCCCATTATCGGTCTCGATTCTGCCGCCAAAGTTGCCTTATTGAACAAAGTGGAAACGCTTGCCAAAGCCGCCGATCCGCGCATCGTGCAAGTGATGGCGGGGCTGACTTGCGAATACGACATGATTTACATCGCCCGCCTCGACGGCAGGCACGCCGCCGACATCCGTCCGATGGTGCGCCTGAACGTTACCGTCATCGCCAAACAGGGCGACCGGCGCGAACAGGGCAGCGCGGGCGGCGGCGGTCGCTACGACTTGGCTTATTTTGATGAAACTTTGGTGCGGCAGTTTGTCGATTCCGCCGTCAAACAAGCCCTGATTAATCTCGAATCCCGCCCTGCACCCGCAGGCGAAATGACCGTTGTCTTGGGCAACGGCTGGCCGGGCGTGTTGCTGCATGAAGCCGTCGGACACGGTTTGGAAGGCGATTTCAACCGCAAAGAAACCAGTGTCTTTTCAGGCAGAATCGGCGAGCGCGTTGCCACCAAAGGCGTTACCGTCGTTGATCAGGGTGACATTGCCGACAGGCGCGGTTCGCTCAATATCGACGACGAAGGCAATGAAACACGCCGCACCGTATTGATTGAGGACGGCATCTTGGTCGGCTATATGCAGGACGAAACCAACGCCCGCCTGATGGGTACGCAATCCACCGGCAACGGCCGCCGCGAAAGCTACGCCTCCGCCCCTATGCCGCGCATGACCAATACCTTTATGGAAAACGGCGGCTACGAACCCGACGAAATCATCGCGTCCATCGACAAAGGCATTTACGCCGTCAATTTCGGCGGCGGACAAGTGGACATCACCAGCGGCAAATTTGTCTTCAGCGCATCCGAAGCATGGTGGGTCGAAGGCGGCAAACTGCAATATCCTGTCAAAGGCGCGACCATCATCGGCAACGGCCCCGAAGTTTTGAAACACGTCTCCATGATAGGTAACGATACTGCGTTGGATAGCGGTGTCGGTGTGTGTGGCAAAGACGGGCA
- a CDS encoding NTF2 fold immunity protein, whose amino-acid sequence MKIHHWLLTCMFIYPSLAVSADGGAQPVTEQQVLRLTEIYVTQHYGEQTAQAQKPYRVKKDGEHWIISGKPPKVLGGNFRAVIGANGRLEEITHSK is encoded by the coding sequence ATGAAAATCCACCATTGGCTTCTGACCTGTATGTTCATCTATCCCTCTTTGGCGGTGAGTGCGGACGGCGGCGCACAACCTGTTACCGAGCAGCAAGTCCTGCGGCTGACTGAAATTTATGTGACGCAGCATTACGGCGAACAAACCGCTCAAGCGCAAAAGCCGTATCGGGTGAAAAAAGACGGGGAACATTGGATTATCAGCGGAAAACCACCTAAAGTGCTGGGCGGCAATTTCCGCGCCGTTATCGGAGCAAACGGTCGGCTGGAAGAAATCACGCATAGCAAGTAG
- a CDS encoding OsmC family protein → MSKKHTYRTATTWTGNLGEGTSSYTAYLRNFTVSAEGKPDLHGSADPAFRGDAGRWNPEEMLLAAVSACHKLWYLHLCADAGICVTAYTDHAEAVMDEGGGGNPGRFVSAVLKPRVTIAAGNDRAKALELHHEAHRLCFIANSVNFPIECRAEIESEEAV, encoded by the coding sequence ATGAGCAAAAAACACACCTACCGCACCGCGACAACATGGACGGGCAATCTCGGCGAAGGCACTTCGTCCTACACCGCTTATTTGCGCAATTTTACCGTTTCCGCCGAGGGCAAGCCCGACCTGCACGGTTCCGCCGACCCGGCCTTCCGCGGCGATGCGGGCCGCTGGAACCCCGAAGAAATGCTGTTGGCCGCCGTTTCTGCCTGTCACAAACTATGGTACCTGCACTTGTGTGCCGACGCGGGCATCTGTGTTACCGCCTACACCGACCACGCCGAAGCAGTAATGGACGAAGGCGGTGGCGGGAACCCGGGGCGTTTCGTCTCCGCCGTGTTGAAGCCGCGCGTTACCATCGCCGCAGGAAACGACCGCGCCAAGGCTTTGGAACTGCATCACGAAGCGCACCGCCTGTGTTTCATCGCCAATTCGGTCAACTTTCCAATTGAATGCCGCGCTGAGATTGAGAGCGAAGAGGCTGTCTGA
- a CDS encoding YqiJ family protein, translating to MWNLINAPETEIFGIAIALMVLLGVLEVISMLAGGISDWLDNLLPDSLTETAHAEVGLDAADAGVFVRFLSWLYVGRVPVLMLMVVFLAVYGLTGYLFQTTFAAVFGSYLNGWLAAVAVWFLSLPLVRLTAGGLYKIMPKDETTAVSQESLIGRIGTVVLGEARAGSAAQVRVKDVYGQQHYVMAEPDSDEVLKQGDAVLLVSLEGNTFKAILNPSGSLVD from the coding sequence ATGTGGAATTTAATCAACGCCCCCGAAACAGAAATCTTCGGCATCGCCATAGCGCTGATGGTTTTACTCGGCGTGTTGGAAGTCATCTCCATGCTGGCGGGCGGCATCAGCGACTGGCTGGACAATCTGCTGCCCGACAGTCTGACCGAAACCGCGCACGCCGAAGTCGGGCTGGACGCAGCGGACGCGGGCGTGTTCGTCAGGTTTCTGAGCTGGCTGTATGTCGGTCGTGTGCCGGTGTTGATGCTGATGGTGGTGTTCCTTGCCGTGTACGGACTGACGGGCTACCTGTTTCAGACGACCTTTGCCGCCGTGTTCGGTAGCTATCTGAACGGATGGCTGGCGGCAGTAGCCGTGTGGTTCCTTTCGCTGCCGCTGGTGCGCCTGACGGCGGGCGGACTGTACAAAATCATGCCCAAAGACGAAACCACCGCCGTTTCGCAGGAAAGCCTAATCGGACGCATAGGCACAGTGGTGCTGGGCGAAGCGCGGGCAGGCAGCGCGGCGCAGGTGCGGGTGAAGGATGTATATGGTCAACAGCATTATGTGATGGCAGAACCGGATTCCGACGAAGTGTTGAAACAAGGCGACGCGGTGTTGCTGGTGTCGCTGGAGGGAAATACGTTTAAGGCAATTTTGAATCCGAGCGGGAGCTTGGTGGATTGA
- the smc gene encoding chromosome segregation protein SMC, with protein sequence MRLTHIKLSGFKSFTDPTTIHVPGQLVAVIGPNGCGKSNVIDAVRWVLGEASAKQLRGESMQDVIFNGAATRRPAPRASVELVFDNSDHSLQGAWGQYAEVSIKRQLTRQGESTYFINNQTVRRRDITDLFLGTGVGARGYAVIEQGMISRIIEARPEELRAYIEEAAGVSKYKERRKETEGRLKDTREHLQRLGDLQNELARQVEKLEKQAETAERYKSLTAQLNQQQDLLDYAQWQQSLAAADKATAQHQSLQAQQDETAAQVQALNDEVHALQTAEQSQQQAVHELSNKRGVLREQIARLEEQIRHQQNLHQRIERDKQAAQAQMQRIHQEQQQIRVQLEENELQAEEKQTELAEWAMQVAEHEERLPELEEAQATLNAAFQTQQDEANRIRRELALKQQQLAHAEQTVAKHEERKGRLKQENQALNLPDEAETAAAQEAAALLQSQQEHYEEQIIAAEEALHAAREAFHTTSNRFQSLKQQHITLQAQQQALSQILSQQQEAADFWQATDHAAAQQLWQHITAPTEWQHALSVILAERLHARAVPQGFVPPAPLPQGQAAWLSDDLSGGIKKSLPVQALLNQIQAQPPFQTALHHWLDGVLCAPDLSYALAHQSDLGAHQIWLTPEGHQVDKVSVLLYAKPAQESLIAQKARLDGIASELENLAPELFAAEAAFKQAEATVRSSEVQHKNLMQQQQQHTRQYSQAQQRAAELLARTNQGQIRREHIERELAQLAEEQTVLQHTSDGLSDDIVTLQEAAAELEHQQQTTAYSRQEQQGRLKQAQLALLEANRQYGLAEVAVHKLNQQKQNYQQQIARLEQQTLDWQERQQELALAYETEFQNDEQHIKLDELTEAVHTLDEEYIAVQEKLAQIQEQGREQYARVQTLQTKLPQLQAATQTALLQQQEAMINAKRYHQNLTERAADLDALEALAKESPKVLNSSIGSLTQQIEALGAVNLAALQELEEARERDGYYRSQSEDVQAAITLLEEAIAQIDDKTKERFKETFDAVNGKVQTFFPTLFGGGEATLKMIGDDLLTAGVSIMARPPGKKNSTIHLLSGGEKALTAMSLVFALFSLNPAPFCLLDEVDAPLDDANTSRFCNLVKEMSAQTQFLYISHNRLTMEMAEQLVGVTMQEKGVSRVVAVDIKQALEMAEP encoded by the coding sequence ATGCGCCTGACCCACATCAAACTCTCCGGCTTCAAATCTTTTACCGACCCGACCACGATTCATGTTCCGGGGCAGCTTGTTGCGGTTATCGGGCCGAACGGCTGCGGCAAGTCGAATGTGATTGACGCGGTGCGCTGGGTGTTGGGCGAGGCTTCGGCGAAGCAGCTTCGCGGCGAGAGTATGCAGGACGTGATTTTTAACGGTGCGGCGACGCGCCGTCCCGCGCCGAGGGCTTCGGTGGAGCTGGTGTTTGACAACAGTGACCACAGTTTGCAGGGGGCGTGGGGGCAGTATGCCGAGGTGAGCATCAAGCGGCAGCTGACGCGTCAGGGCGAATCGACTTATTTCATCAACAATCAGACCGTGCGCCGCCGCGACATTACCGATTTGTTTCTGGGTACGGGCGTGGGGGCGCGCGGTTATGCCGTTATCGAACAGGGGATGATTTCGCGCATCATCGAAGCGCGGCCGGAGGAGTTGCGCGCCTATATCGAGGAGGCGGCGGGCGTGTCCAAATATAAGGAACGCCGCAAGGAGACGGAAGGCCGTCTGAAAGACACGCGCGAGCATTTGCAGCGTTTGGGCGATTTGCAGAACGAGTTGGCGCGGCAGGTGGAAAAGCTGGAGAAACAGGCGGAAACCGCCGAACGCTACAAATCCCTGACCGCGCAGTTGAACCAACAACAGGATTTGCTCGATTACGCCCAATGGCAGCAATCGCTTGCCGCCGCCGACAAGGCGACCGCGCAGCATCAGTCTTTGCAGGCGCAGCAGGACGAAACCGCCGCGCAGGTTCAGGCGTTAAACGACGAAGTACACGCCTTGCAGACTGCCGAACAGTCGCAGCAGCAGGCGGTACACGAATTGAGCAACAAACGCGGCGTGTTGCGCGAACAGATTGCCCGTTTGGAAGAGCAAATCCGCCATCAGCAAAACCTGCACCAACGCATCGAACGCGACAAGCAGGCGGCGCAGGCGCAGATGCAGCGCATCCATCAGGAGCAGCAGCAAATCCGCGTGCAGCTTGAAGAAAACGAGTTGCAGGCCGAGGAAAAGCAAACCGAATTGGCGGAATGGGCGATGCAGGTTGCCGAACACGAAGAGCGTCTGCCTGAATTGGAAGAAGCCCAAGCCACGCTTAACGCCGCCTTCCAAACCCAGCAGGACGAGGCAAACCGCATCCGCCGCGAACTGGCGTTGAAGCAGCAGCAGCTTGCCCATGCCGAACAAACCGTTGCCAAGCACGAAGAGCGCAAAGGTCGTCTGAAACAGGAAAACCAAGCCCTGAACCTGCCCGACGAAGCCGAAACCGCCGCCGCGCAGGAAGCCGCCGCCTTGTTGCAAAGCCAGCAAGAGCATTACGAAGAACAAATCATTGCCGCCGAAGAAGCCTTACACGCCGCCCGCGAAGCGTTTCATACGACCTCAAACCGCTTCCAAAGCCTGAAGCAGCAACACATCACCTTGCAGGCGCAGCAGCAGGCGTTGTCGCAAATCCTGTCGCAACAGCAGGAAGCCGCCGACTTCTGGCAGGCAACCGACCACGCCGCCGCGCAGCAGCTGTGGCAACACATCACCGCGCCCACCGAGTGGCAGCACGCCTTGTCCGTCATCCTTGCCGAACGCCTGCACGCCCGCGCCGTGCCGCAAGGCTTCGTTCCGCCCGCACCTTTGCCGCAGGGGCAGGCGGCATGGCTTTCAGACGACCTCTCCGGCGGCATCAAAAAATCCCTGCCCGTACAGGCATTGCTGAACCAAATCCAAGCGCAGCCGCCGTTTCAGACGGCGTTGCACCACTGGCTCGACGGCGTATTGTGCGCGCCCGATTTGAGCTACGCCCTCGCGCATCAAAGCGATTTGGGCGCACACCAAATCTGGCTCACGCCCGAAGGCCATCAGGTCGACAAAGTCAGCGTCCTGCTCTATGCCAAACCCGCGCAGGAAAGCCTGATTGCCCAAAAAGCGCGCCTCGACGGCATCGCTTCCGAACTGGAAAACCTCGCCCCCGAACTTTTCGCCGCCGAAGCCGCGTTCAAACAGGCGGAGGCTACCGTGCGCTCGTCCGAAGTGCAGCACAAAAACCTGATGCAGCAGCAACAGCAACACACGCGCCAATACAGCCAGGCGCAGCAACGCGCCGCCGAACTTCTGGCGCGTACCAACCAAGGGCAAATCCGCCGCGAACACATCGAGCGCGAACTGGCGCAGTTGGCGGAAGAACAGACCGTGTTGCAACACACGTCCGACGGGCTTTCAGACGACATCGTTACTTTGCAAGAAGCCGCCGCCGAACTCGAACACCAACAGCAAACCACCGCGTACAGCCGCCAAGAGCAGCAAGGCCGTCTGAAACAGGCGCAGCTTGCCCTGTTGGAAGCCAACCGCCAATACGGGCTGGCCGAAGTCGCCGTCCACAAACTCAACCAGCAAAAACAAAACTACCAGCAGCAAATCGCCCGGCTCGAACAGCAAACCCTGGACTGGCAGGAACGCCAGCAAGAGCTTGCCCTCGCCTATGAAACCGAGTTCCAAAACGACGAGCAGCACATCAAGCTCGACGAGCTGACCGAAGCCGTACACACGCTGGACGAAGAATACATCGCCGTGCAGGAAAAACTCGCGCAGATTCAGGAGCAGGGCAGGGAACAATACGCCCGCGTACAAACCCTGCAAACCAAGCTGCCGCAGCTTCAGGCCGCCACCCAAACCGCCCTGTTGCAGCAGCAGGAAGCCATGATCAACGCCAAACGCTACCATCAAAACCTGACCGAACGCGCCGCCGATTTGGACGCGCTCGAAGCGTTGGCGAAAGAATCGCCGAAAGTATTGAACAGCAGCATCGGCAGCCTCACCCAGCAAATCGAAGCCCTCGGCGCCGTCAACCTCGCCGCCCTGCAAGAACTCGAAGAAGCGCGCGAACGCGACGGCTACTACCGCAGCCAGAGCGAAGACGTGCAGGCCGCCATCACCCTTTTGGAAGAAGCCATCGCCCAAATCGACGACAAAACCAAAGAGCGTTTCAAAGAAACCTTCGATGCCGTCAACGGCAAAGTCCAAACCTTCTTCCCCACCCTGTTCGGCGGCGGCGAAGCCACCCTCAAAATGATAGGCGACGACCTCCTGACCGCCGGCGTGTCCATCATGGCGCGCCCGCCCGGCAAGAAAAACAGCACCATCCACCTCCTCTCCGGCGGCGAAAAAGCCCTCACCGCCATGAGCCTCGTGTTCGCCCTGTTCAGCCTCAACCCCGCCCCCTTCTGCCTTCTGGACGAAGTCGACGCCCCGCTGGACGATGCCAACACCTCGCGTTTCTGTAACCTGGTCAAAGAAATGTCGGCGCAAACCCAGTTCCTCTACATCTCCCACAACCGCCTGACCATGGAAATGGCGGAGCAGCTGGTCGGCGTAACCATGCAGGAAAAAGGCGTATCGCGCGTCGTTGCCGTGGACATCAAACAGGCGTTGGAAATGGCGGAACCGTGA
- a CDS encoding PepSY domain-containing protein, protein MKKLLPVLLLGSIALTACAAPYPYDYYDDDYRTDRYEQRYDRYDDRYDDRYDDRYERDYDRNDDYRYRDGKYYDDDYIEHQIYSDPSFEQKRAQVMRILERRGYQVHEIEADDRRGRPVLKAEAFKNGREYDIVFSWPDLRIISERIDY, encoded by the coding sequence ATGAAAAAACTCTTACCGGTATTACTCTTAGGCAGTATCGCACTGACCGCTTGTGCCGCCCCTTATCCTTACGACTATTACGATGACGACTATCGTACCGACCGCTACGAGCAGCGTTATGACCGTTACGATGACCGCTATGATGATCGTTACGACGACCGCTATGAGCGCGATTACGACCGTAATGACGACTACCGTTACCGCGACGGCAAGTATTACGATGACGACTACATCGAACACCAAATTTACAGCGATCCGTCCTTCGAGCAAAAACGCGCACAAGTGATGCGGATTCTCGAACGACGCGGCTACCAAGTTCACGAAATCGAAGCCGACGACCGCCGCGGCCGCCCCGTATTGAAAGCCGAAGCCTTCAAAAACGGACGCGAATACGACATCGTTTTCTCATGGCCGGATTTACGCATCATCAGCGAACGCATCGACTACTGA
- a CDS encoding PspA/IM30 family protein: protein MSETLSRRVGRLVSGGFHALIDAAENLAPEVAMNESIREIERAVDEVRAELGKVLAQKHLAAKKMADESNRHEAIDANLQAAVAAGRDDLAEAGIAEQMDIEARLPVLENTIADCAAQEKELEGFIAALQAKKREMQQQLQDWRAAQQSTGAGKAAGGSDLNRIARDAEKSGNAFDRVMGRQNAVHSSTDAAQLAKLKELEDLSRNNRIAERLAALKAGK from the coding sequence ATGAGCGAAACCCTATCCCGCAGAGTGGGCCGTCTGGTGAGCGGCGGTTTTCATGCCCTGATTGATGCGGCGGAAAACCTTGCGCCTGAGGTGGCAATGAACGAGAGCATCCGCGAAATCGAGCGGGCAGTGGACGAGGTGCGTGCCGAATTGGGCAAGGTGTTGGCGCAGAAACACCTTGCCGCCAAGAAAATGGCGGACGAGAGCAACCGCCACGAAGCCATCGATGCCAACCTGCAAGCCGCCGTAGCCGCTGGGCGCGACGATCTTGCCGAGGCGGGTATCGCCGAACAAATGGACATCGAAGCACGTCTGCCTGTTTTGGAAAACACCATCGCCGACTGTGCCGCGCAGGAAAAAGAACTTGAAGGCTTTATCGCCGCCTTGCAGGCGAAAAAACGCGAGATGCAGCAGCAGTTGCAAGACTGGCGTGCCGCGCAGCAAAGCACGGGCGCAGGCAAAGCGGCAGGCGGCAGCGACCTCAACCGCATCGCCCGTGATGCCGAAAAAAGCGGCAACGCTTTCGACCGCGTGATGGGTCGTCAGAACGCGGTACACAGCAGCACCGATGCGGCGCAGTTGGCAAAATTGAAGGAATTGGAAGATTTGAGCCGCAACAACCGTATTGCCGAACGGTTGGCGGCGTTGAAGGCAGGGAAATAA